The following are encoded together in the Triticum dicoccoides isolate Atlit2015 ecotype Zavitan chromosome 6B, WEW_v2.0, whole genome shotgun sequence genome:
- the LOC119320691 gene encoding probable glycosyltransferase 7, translating to MASRRLRCARSTAPRDGQRHRAALVRITGTGTGMARSLLGDALLFSAGAALGALLLLTLASPFAPPAVLLGRRSSSSAAAGDRRTFYDDPEVTYTVDRPITGWDEKRAQWLRAHPELAGAGEGRVLMVSGSQPTPCRSPTGDHVLTRLLKNKADYCRLNGVQLLYNTALLRPSMDRYWAKIPLIRAAMVAHPEAEWVWWVDSDAVLTDMDFRLPLRRYRGHNFVVNGWPSLVYDEASPSWTGLNAGVFLVRNCQWSLDFMDAWAAMGPDSPDYRRWGAVLTSTFKDKVFNESDDQSALVYMLQHKGSPWRDKVFLENDYYFQGYWVEIVGRLGDIAARYETMERRAPAALLRRRHAASWDHAAYAAAREAALAGAGLAESGVRGWRRPFVTHFTGCQPCSGDWNRDYSGDSCDDGMRRALNFADDQVLRDYGFRHAGPLSDDVRPLPFDYPAAAGRR from the coding sequence ATGGCATCGCGGCGCCTGCGGTGCGCTAGAAGTACAGCGCCCCGAGACGGCCAACGCCACCGGGCTGCTCTGGTTCGCATCACTGGCACTGGCACCGGCATGGCGCGCTCCCTGCTCGGTGATGCGCTCCTCTTCTCCGCCGGAGCCGCGCTGGGCGCCCTGCTGCTGCTCACCCTGGCCTCGCCCTTCGCTCCGCCCGCCGTCCTGCTGGGACGACGGTCGTCGTCCTCCGCTGCTGCTGGTGATCGGCGCACGTTCTACGACGACCCGGAGGTGACGTACACCGTGGACCGTCCCATCACCGGGTGGGACGAGAAGCGCGCCCAGTGGCTCCGCGCGCACCCGGAGCTGGCCGGCGCCGGCGAGGGGCGCGTCCTGATGGTGTCCGGCTCGCAGCCGACGCCGTGCCGCTCCCCCACGGGCGACCACGTGCTGACGCGGCTCCTCAAGAACAAGGCGGACTACTGCCGCCTCAACGGCGTGCAGCTGCTGTACAACACGGCGCTGCTCCGCCCGTCCATGGACCGGTACTGGGCAAAGATCCCGCTGATCCGGGCCGCCATGGTGGCGCACCCGGAGGCCGAGTGGGTCTGGTGGGTGGACTCGGACGCCGTGCTCACCGACATGGACTTCCGCCTCCCGCTGCGCCGGTACCGGGGCCACAACTTCGTCGTCAACGGCTGGCCGAGCCTCGTGTACGACGAGGCGAGCCCGTCGTGGACGGGCCTCAACGCCGGCGTGTTCCTCGTGCGCAACTGCCAGTGGTCGCTCGATTTCATGGACGCCTGGGCCGCCATGGGGCCCGACTCGCCGGACTACCGCCGGTGGGGCGCCGTGCTCACGTCCACGTTCAAGGACAAGGTGTTCAACGAGTCGGACGACCAGTCGGCGCTGGTGTACATGCTGCAGCACAAGGGCAGCCCGTGGCGGGACAAGGTGTTCCTGGAGAACGACTACTACTTCCAGGGCTACTGGGTGGAGATCGTGGGGCGGCTGGGCGACATCGCGGCGCGGTACGAGACCATGGAGCGGCGGGCGCCGGCGGCGCTGCTGCGGAGGCGGCACGCGGCGAGCTGGGACCACGCGGCGTacgcggcggcgagggaggcggcgctggcgGGCGCGGGGCTCGCGGAGAGCGGCGTGCGCGGGTGGAGGCGGCCGTTCGTGACGCACTTCACGGGGTGCCAGCCCTGCAGCGGCGACTGGAACCGGGACTACTCCGGGGACAGCTGCGACGACGGCATGCGGCGCGCGCTCAACTTCGCCGACGACCAGGTGCTGAGGGACTACGGGTTCCGGCACGCCGGCCCGCTCAGCGACGACGTGCGGCCGCTGCCGTTCGATTATCCCGCGGCGGCCGGGAGGCGCTGA